A genomic stretch from Mycobacterium cookii includes:
- a CDS encoding methyltransferase domain-containing protein translates to MTGSIPLGSNRTSSANYGSPGELLPPRDLQDWVGLGGPAVYKATGDEFLGYLVDLCGLQPGDAVLDVGCGSGRMALPLTGYLNREGRYAGFDVARDAIAWCTENISASHPNFEFRVADVQSKRYNPRGTDKPSEFRFPYPDGSFDVVLLASVFTHMLPSDVTHYMHEIVRVLKPGGRSLITFFLLNEMSSILSKQGMGQLKFEHELQGALTANVENPEAAIAYPEAFVKDLYRECGLELREPLLYGNWSGRIDGMSGQDVVIAVKGASSNRLVRGVAHMIDFERPKGSTSHPLIPLSDENLAFAEAMGVNPAIHENDFIFHFVDRRWAANGGRERAVKDYFQLGRYTADLTKTMITDVQKVYEVAQWDWAPRRVLDFASGYGCTARHMRHVFPDSVSATCDIHRDAVNFNQDVLGVESYISSPLPEQLKLPQQDVIFAHSFFSHMPETTWARWLKALTNALAPRGVLIFTTRGFALDKGGVIPGLNVDANGFGFLPQSEQEDLKGEEYGLTVTYPRWVLQVMASIPELRLSKFHEGLWWGVQDAYVCVKEPGPAVTTPTPTPPAPQSRDVARPTAPVSRSVPRPTVPVSGSVEGMQRMSSAAAEQYIASLYATVLKRDPRPDEFANWVRTAEALPPEQIYFAFVNSKEYKLQQEQSVPTMFLPGHYYSPIVDPSTIAEYVEKQYLQEPGDIKGIHFDEDAMVRFWKDNAELIKNTPFSEHDDGKNRYYYDNGSYPYGDAMTLRAMIAHYKPKNIIEVGSGFSSACMLDAADHVGHSDFAMTCIDPDAGRLRSRLRAEDHSRVEIIEGLVQDVPVSTFSKLRENDILFIDSTHVLKTASDVHYELFSILPSLNEGVLIHFHDIQYPFEYPRQWLFDNNRSWNEIYALRAFLAYNSAFEVVFWNGLFAHRQRELVRDTNPLFLKNPGGSIWLRRK, encoded by the coding sequence ATGACCGGGAGTATCCCGCTCGGCTCGAATCGCACTTCGTCGGCGAACTACGGCTCGCCCGGTGAGTTGCTGCCCCCCCGGGACCTTCAGGATTGGGTGGGTCTCGGGGGCCCTGCTGTGTATAAGGCAACCGGCGATGAATTCTTGGGTTATTTGGTTGACCTATGTGGATTGCAGCCCGGTGATGCAGTGCTCGACGTTGGTTGCGGCTCAGGGCGGATGGCCCTGCCGCTCACCGGCTACCTGAACCGCGAGGGTCGCTACGCCGGCTTCGATGTCGCAAGGGATGCAATCGCGTGGTGCACGGAGAACATCTCGGCATCGCACCCCAACTTCGAATTCAGGGTCGCAGATGTTCAGAGCAAAAGGTACAACCCGAGAGGGACAGACAAGCCTTCAGAGTTTCGTTTTCCGTATCCGGACGGGTCGTTCGATGTAGTGCTGCTTGCCTCAGTTTTCACGCACATGCTGCCATCGGACGTGACGCACTATATGCATGAGATCGTCCGCGTGTTGAAGCCGGGCGGCCGAAGTCTGATCACGTTCTTTCTGCTCAATGAGATGTCGTCAATCCTCAGCAAGCAAGGAATGGGCCAGCTCAAGTTCGAGCATGAGCTGCAAGGTGCACTGACGGCCAACGTCGAAAATCCTGAAGCGGCGATTGCCTACCCGGAAGCCTTCGTCAAAGATCTGTACCGGGAATGCGGCCTCGAGCTTCGGGAACCGTTGCTTTACGGCAACTGGTCCGGCCGTATTGACGGCATGAGCGGGCAGGACGTCGTAATCGCGGTCAAGGGTGCGAGCAGCAATCGTTTAGTTCGAGGAGTGGCGCATATGATTGATTTCGAACGACCCAAGGGTTCGACTAGCCACCCGCTCATTCCGCTGTCGGACGAGAACCTCGCCTTCGCCGAGGCCATGGGCGTCAATCCCGCCATCCACGAGAATGACTTCATCTTTCACTTCGTAGATCGCCGATGGGCGGCCAATGGCGGCCGCGAGCGGGCCGTGAAGGACTATTTCCAGCTCGGCCGCTACACCGCCGACCTGACCAAGACCATGATCACGGACGTCCAGAAGGTTTATGAAGTTGCCCAATGGGATTGGGCGCCCCGCCGAGTGCTGGACTTCGCATCAGGCTACGGCTGCACCGCCAGGCACATGCGGCACGTATTCCCCGACAGCGTCAGCGCGACCTGCGACATCCACCGCGACGCCGTGAACTTCAACCAGGACGTCCTGGGCGTGGAAAGCTACATCTCCTCGCCGCTACCCGAGCAACTGAAGCTGCCGCAGCAGGATGTCATCTTTGCTCACTCGTTTTTCTCGCACATGCCCGAGACCACCTGGGCGCGCTGGCTAAAGGCGTTGACCAACGCCCTGGCGCCCCGTGGCGTGCTGATCTTCACCACCCGCGGCTTCGCCCTCGACAAGGGGGGCGTCATCCCAGGCCTGAACGTCGATGCGAACGGGTTCGGCTTCCTCCCGCAGTCGGAGCAGGAAGACCTCAAAGGGGAAGAGTACGGCCTGACGGTCACCTATCCTCGCTGGGTGCTGCAGGTCATGGCCTCCATCCCCGAGCTGCGGCTATCCAAGTTCCATGAGGGGCTCTGGTGGGGTGTACAGGACGCCTACGTGTGCGTAAAAGAGCCCGGCCCGGCTGTCACGACACCGACCCCGACCCCTCCTGCACCCCAATCACGGGATGTCGCCCGTCCTACTGCTCCCGTATCGCGGAGTGTCCCCCGTCCAACCGTGCCGGTATCAGGGAGTGTCGAAGGAATGCAGCGTATGAGTTCCGCCGCCGCCGAGCAATATATCGCGAGTTTGTACGCGACTGTCCTGAAGCGAGATCCTCGACCGGATGAGTTCGCTAACTGGGTGAGGACCGCCGAGGCCTTGCCGCCCGAGCAAATCTATTTCGCTTTCGTGAATTCGAAGGAGTACAAGCTTCAGCAGGAACAGTCGGTGCCGACCATGTTTTTGCCTGGGCACTATTATTCACCGATCGTGGATCCATCAACTATCGCTGAATACGTAGAGAAGCAGTACCTCCAGGAACCTGGCGACATCAAAGGCATCCATTTCGATGAGGACGCCATGGTGCGGTTTTGGAAAGACAACGCGGAATTGATAAAGAACACGCCGTTTAGCGAGCATGATGACGGCAAGAACCGCTATTACTACGACAATGGCAGCTATCCCTACGGCGACGCCATGACGCTGCGCGCGATGATTGCCCATTACAAGCCGAAGAACATCATCGAGGTCGGATCAGGATTCTCCTCTGCCTGCATGCTCGACGCCGCTGATCATGTCGGTCACAGCGACTTCGCCATGACGTGTATTGATCCAGATGCCGGTCGACTTCGCAGCCGGCTTCGCGCGGAAGACCATTCCCGGGTTGAGATCATCGAGGGGCTGGTTCAGGACGTGCCGGTCTCGACGTTCTCCAAACTCCGTGAAAACGACATATTGTTTATTGACTCCACCCACGTCCTCAAGACTGCCAGCGATGTGCACTACGAGCTGTTTTCCATCCTGCCCAGCCTCAACGAGGGCGTGCTGATACATTTCCACGACATCCAATACCCGTTCGAGTATCCACGGCAGTGGCTGTTCGACAACAACAGATCATGGAACGAAATCTATGCTCTGCGCGCCTTCCTGGCGTATAACTCGGCATTCGAGGTGGTGTTCTGGAACGGCTTGTTCGCGCACCGACAGCGTGAGCTGGTTCGTGACACCAACCCGCTGTTCCTGAAGAACCCCGGGGGCTCAATCTGGCTCCGGCGCAAGTAA
- a CDS encoding TylF/MycF/NovP-related O-methyltransferase yields MIEAVRLLIWDLDDTYWRGTLTEGGITEYVRAHHDIVIKLAQRGIMSSICSKNDEVKVMEILEGQGIADYFIFPSISWGPKATRLASIIEAAQLRPATVMFIDDNHLNRAEAADLIPDLQIEDETFLTRVLSDPRFEGKDDSGLTRLAQYKVLEQRKRDESKADGNNEEFLRGCDVRVYIEYDVEKHIDRAAELINRTNQLNFTKVRLPEDPEKARAELLALLHDPFRQSGLIRVVDKYGDYGFVGIYMVTSAAASGIVDSQNGRLVERLDHFCFSCRTLGMLVEAWVYDYLQRPHINIVGDVLTDITVARPIDWIRLGSAGDADTRTDAAQKIFPEIRVHGGCEANSVAHYLMPYADRTTVTGNFHAGHVFCRVNGSTLLLSACDRSESSLESEADALGIPKNMLVTDYFQSTPAGAAFVFGGQFDRNGSPRYRHIQCGWEICVEPHGLEGVDLVSTDREDILALLARLNCPDAAKSDIAKIALHIHENYESVAFSQERDLRPAMEEIFSRVPLGSKLVLITDHARVRDTNGEVVDAPWSTKYHAAITAIAASHPFVRVVSFKDHIRNEEEINVGGNHYHRTVYLRMAEAIIEELKNTPPKTAELRRTGEAASAVRMLPSPRVAALSNDCTILPASLDDATHGTQHMNETAVNQSALGPAAHQTLAALLEDEGGREMFIEAVYSAFLEKHASTDRAYNIDAIGRLAAAIESHGYASQKMVGVPRFHNRNHLLEFACKNITVDGPSLEFGVWSGNSVNFIASLLPSSKIYGFDSFEGLPEAWFGKADGIGQFSRNGELPQVRENVELVVGWFDRVLGPFLDTHEFEKIALLHIDCDIFSSTQVVFSYLHKKIVPGTVIVFDEYFNYPTWQRHEYAAFQEYVAHRQIKYEYLGLVPGDMQVAVRILSA; encoded by the coding sequence ATGATCGAAGCAGTCCGTCTCCTTATCTGGGATCTCGATGACACCTACTGGCGCGGTACTCTAACTGAGGGCGGCATAACAGAATACGTGCGCGCGCATCATGACATCGTGATCAAACTCGCGCAGCGCGGAATTATGAGCTCTATCTGCTCAAAAAACGACGAAGTAAAAGTCATGGAGATCCTTGAGGGCCAAGGAATCGCCGATTACTTCATTTTTCCCAGCATCTCCTGGGGGCCGAAAGCCACCAGACTGGCGTCGATCATCGAGGCCGCCCAGCTCCGCCCGGCGACCGTGATGTTCATTGACGACAACCACCTTAACCGGGCAGAAGCCGCTGACCTCATACCAGATCTGCAGATTGAGGACGAGACATTCCTTACTCGCGTGCTATCGGATCCCCGCTTCGAGGGCAAGGACGACAGCGGTCTTACTCGTCTCGCACAATACAAAGTGTTGGAACAGCGTAAACGGGATGAATCCAAAGCGGATGGCAACAATGAGGAATTCCTCCGCGGTTGTGACGTGCGTGTGTATATCGAGTACGACGTCGAGAAACACATCGACCGCGCCGCTGAGTTAATCAATCGCACCAACCAGCTTAATTTCACCAAGGTGCGGCTACCTGAAGACCCGGAGAAGGCGCGGGCCGAACTATTAGCGCTGCTGCATGACCCATTCCGACAGAGCGGTCTGATCAGGGTTGTGGATAAATACGGTGATTACGGCTTCGTCGGGATATACATGGTCACGAGCGCAGCGGCGAGCGGCATCGTTGATTCACAAAATGGGCGCCTAGTTGAGCGGCTCGATCATTTCTGCTTCTCCTGCCGCACGCTCGGTATGTTGGTCGAGGCATGGGTCTATGACTATCTGCAGCGGCCGCATATCAACATTGTGGGTGACGTTCTGACGGACATCACGGTCGCTCGCCCGATCGACTGGATCCGGCTTGGTTCTGCTGGTGACGCTGACACGCGGACAGACGCGGCTCAAAAAATCTTCCCAGAGATTCGTGTGCATGGGGGGTGTGAAGCTAATTCTGTTGCGCACTACCTTATGCCTTACGCCGATCGTACTACCGTCACCGGCAATTTTCACGCTGGTCATGTTTTCTGCCGCGTTAATGGCTCCACTCTGCTGCTCTCAGCCTGCGACCGTTCGGAGTCATCATTGGAATCTGAGGCTGATGCACTCGGCATTCCAAAAAACATGCTTGTGACCGACTATTTTCAGAGCACTCCCGCCGGGGCAGCTTTTGTCTTTGGCGGGCAGTTCGACAGGAATGGGTCGCCCCGGTATCGCCACATTCAATGTGGCTGGGAAATTTGTGTGGAACCTCATGGTCTGGAAGGTGTCGATCTCGTATCCACCGACAGGGAAGACATCCTTGCTCTTCTTGCGAGGCTGAATTGTCCAGACGCGGCCAAGAGCGACATCGCCAAGATAGCCCTGCACATTCATGAGAACTATGAGAGTGTCGCGTTCAGCCAAGAGCGAGACCTGCGCCCCGCGATGGAAGAGATATTTAGCCGTGTTCCGCTCGGATCGAAGCTTGTGCTGATAACAGATCATGCACGCGTGCGCGATACCAACGGGGAAGTTGTGGATGCACCATGGTCCACAAAATACCACGCAGCAATCACGGCAATCGCGGCCTCTCATCCGTTCGTCCGCGTAGTGTCCTTTAAAGATCATATACGAAATGAAGAGGAAATAAATGTCGGCGGCAACCATTATCATAGGACGGTCTATCTTCGGATGGCCGAAGCGATAATCGAAGAACTGAAGAACACACCGCCGAAAACTGCAGAGCTTCGGCGGACGGGGGAGGCAGCCTCCGCCGTCCGCATGCTGCCTTCGCCCCGAGTCGCGGCATTAAGCAACGACTGCACGATCCTGCCGGCATCGTTGGACGATGCGACCCATGGAACCCAACATATGAATGAGACTGCCGTGAATCAATCAGCCCTCGGGCCCGCCGCGCATCAGACATTAGCCGCTTTGCTGGAAGATGAGGGGGGCAGGGAAATGTTCATCGAAGCCGTCTACTCTGCCTTCCTTGAGAAGCACGCGAGTACAGATCGAGCATATAACATCGACGCAATAGGTCGGCTTGCCGCGGCTATTGAAAGTCACGGCTACGCATCCCAGAAAATGGTTGGCGTTCCTCGCTTTCATAACCGAAACCACTTACTAGAGTTTGCTTGCAAAAACATCACCGTTGATGGACCCAGTCTCGAATTCGGTGTCTGGTCAGGCAACTCGGTCAATTTCATTGCCTCGCTATTACCTTCCTCAAAGATTTATGGCTTCGACTCATTCGAGGGGTTGCCGGAGGCGTGGTTCGGCAAAGCGGATGGAATTGGTCAGTTTTCACGCAATGGGGAACTGCCGCAGGTGCGGGAAAACGTCGAGCTAGTTGTGGGCTGGTTCGACCGAGTTCTTGGACCTTTTCTGGATACACATGAGTTCGAAAAAATAGCATTACTGCACATCGATTGTGATATTTTCTCCTCGACACAGGTGGTCTTCAGCTACTTGCATAAAAAAATTGTCCCGGGAACAGTAATTGTGTTCGATGAATACTTCAATTATCCCACGTGGCAGCGACACGAATATGCCGCCTTCCAAGAGTACGTAGCCCATCGTCAGATTAAGTATGAGTATTTGGGGTTGGTCCCGGGAGACATGCAAGTTGCTGTGCGTATATTGTCAGCGTAG
- a CDS encoding AMP-binding protein, translating to MSPAAAEEYIASLYATVLKRDPRPDEFADWVRAAQALPPEQVYFAFVNSKEHKLQQQQHAQIDITGGTQVQGAPPRATPAERRQPTLSSKSMTDRMPRFVFLVPDGRETYLHPHSPVVSARIRAIAAHLREKVPPGGAVGLLYRSEPNLIIAWFAAVLAGLRPLVMQYPTRKQSRAYWIDSVRNTVATAGLAGIVADDYCASLDLTEFPNTVAQAELDELPDAVPGPVLPDDFTIIQLSSGTTGYRKVMEFTSAALGRHVLDYNQVLGLAPGKDLIASWLPLYHDMGYIACFVMPILLGIDVVMMDPMDWVKQPEMLVTAIERHQATTCYMPNFGFEVMARTGMPALPSMRRWISCSEPISAATAEKFLKASGAPAETFHPCYAMAENIFAVSIGAGCRTAQIDGVDVVSCGTPIPGVELKIVEGEIWVRSPTSLLRYVGGDDIRDAEGFYPTGDLGLVIDGELYVSGRKHDLLIQAGKKFILSDVDLRLNELRPEVRGRAATLAVHDERLGTEMPTVLIEAPDFFERTDAAEIAAELKDATGLDQVEVAFVPPRFLTKTSSGKFNRRKSRADWIAAHEWRNGAADRDAVAEIRASFPGVAWDQPVTEVLDSLSLTLLRIILDASPVRFQRQQSLAEIVAALEAAGRTPAEAHSEEGIRIVSLSDHTTIATITGEHLDRLGQSLGCKVTLEHVCLPPSPVVFSDLIFHDYFQPRLDQADFGAVSRAMAKLKQASVIVTDDLAEMLFLCEGTYPALSHNLERDPRADLISYRWQDYVQHHHRLPLTVVSGLDVPLGASGTVLDQMSHYLGIPIFRVARVPGFADFTRGWEYQAHGQRLGHRVDPDLLVENLLRWTQDLPAPLARRHLPAGERIQRSDLPHFCAHNVSRAAVDRIVERYDRFCIAGSASSVPYLRRELDRAGKSYVQVPSYAQQILSRLDFDYDCLVICGAMGEPPAELHKPIIALQHIALDWRTRNLGEFAEEVGKLQEDVNSGTDWLHLFALERGKDLKQWQATRVETEQEWRELMPQAAGNPADPALS from the coding sequence ATGAGCCCCGCCGCCGCCGAGGAATACATCGCCAGCCTGTATGCCACTGTTCTGAAGCGAGATCCTCGACCGGATGAGTTCGCTGACTGGGTGAGGGCCGCCCAGGCCTTGCCGCCCGAGCAAGTCTATTTCGCCTTCGTCAATTCGAAAGAGCACAAGCTTCAGCAGCAGCAGCACGCTCAGATTGATATCACGGGTGGCACGCAAGTCCAGGGAGCTCCTCCACGGGCGACGCCCGCGGAGCGGCGACAGCCCACCCTCTCCAGCAAATCAATGACCGATCGCATGCCTCGCTTCGTATTTCTCGTGCCCGATGGTCGCGAGACCTACCTCCATCCACACTCCCCCGTCGTCTCCGCCCGCATCCGGGCGATCGCCGCGCATCTGCGGGAGAAAGTGCCGCCGGGCGGCGCGGTGGGACTGCTCTACCGCTCCGAGCCCAACCTCATCATCGCCTGGTTCGCCGCCGTGTTGGCCGGGCTGCGGCCGCTAGTGATGCAATACCCCACGCGGAAACAGAGCCGCGCGTACTGGATCGATTCCGTCCGCAACACGGTCGCGACCGCGGGCCTCGCCGGCATCGTGGCGGATGATTACTGCGCAAGCCTCGACCTGACCGAGTTCCCGAACACGGTCGCCCAGGCTGAGCTCGACGAGCTGCCGGATGCCGTGCCCGGCCCGGTGCTACCGGATGATTTCACCATCATCCAGCTCTCCTCGGGCACGACGGGCTACCGCAAGGTCATGGAGTTCACCAGCGCCGCGCTCGGCCGCCATGTCTTGGATTACAACCAAGTGCTCGGCTTAGCGCCGGGGAAGGACCTCATCGCCTCCTGGCTGCCGCTTTATCACGACATGGGCTACATCGCCTGCTTCGTCATGCCGATCCTGCTCGGGATCGACGTGGTGATGATGGATCCGATGGACTGGGTAAAGCAGCCCGAGATGCTGGTAACCGCGATCGAGCGGCACCAGGCGACGACGTGCTACATGCCGAATTTCGGCTTCGAGGTGATGGCACGCACGGGGATGCCGGCTCTCCCTAGCATGCGGCGCTGGATCTCCTGCTCGGAACCCATCTCGGCGGCGACGGCCGAGAAGTTCCTCAAGGCGAGCGGTGCGCCGGCCGAAACCTTTCACCCCTGCTACGCCATGGCCGAGAACATCTTCGCCGTGTCGATCGGCGCGGGCTGCCGCACCGCCCAAATCGACGGCGTGGATGTCGTATCCTGCGGCACTCCGATCCCTGGAGTTGAGCTCAAGATCGTGGAGGGCGAGATCTGGGTTCGCAGCCCGACCTCGCTCTTGCGCTACGTAGGCGGCGACGACATCCGCGACGCGGAGGGCTTCTACCCGACCGGCGATCTCGGGCTGGTCATCGACGGCGAACTTTATGTCTCGGGCCGCAAGCACGACCTGCTCATCCAGGCAGGCAAGAAATTCATCCTCTCGGACGTGGACCTGCGGCTCAACGAGCTCCGGCCCGAGGTACGGGGCCGCGCCGCCACGCTCGCCGTGCACGACGAGCGGCTCGGCACCGAGATGCCGACCGTGCTGATCGAGGCACCAGATTTCTTCGAGCGCACCGATGCGGCCGAGATCGCGGCCGAGCTCAAGGATGCGACGGGGCTCGACCAGGTCGAGGTCGCCTTCGTGCCGCCGCGCTTCTTGACGAAGACATCGTCCGGCAAGTTCAATCGCCGCAAATCGCGCGCCGACTGGATCGCGGCGCACGAATGGAGGAACGGCGCGGCGGATCGCGATGCGGTGGCGGAGATCCGGGCCTCGTTCCCCGGTGTCGCTTGGGACCAGCCGGTAACGGAGGTGCTGGACTCTCTCTCGCTGACGCTGCTGCGCATCATCCTCGATGCGTCGCCGGTGCGGTTCCAGCGGCAGCAGAGCCTCGCCGAGATCGTCGCCGCGCTGGAGGCGGCGGGCCGCACGCCCGCGGAGGCGCACAGTGAGGAAGGCATTCGCATCGTCTCGCTCTCCGACCACACGACGATCGCCACCATTACGGGGGAGCATCTCGATCGGCTCGGCCAGTCACTAGGGTGCAAGGTCACCCTCGAGCATGTCTGCTTGCCGCCCTCGCCGGTGGTTTTCTCGGACCTGATCTTCCACGACTACTTCCAGCCACGCCTCGATCAGGCCGATTTCGGGGCGGTGAGCCGGGCCATGGCCAAGCTGAAGCAGGCCAGCGTGATCGTGACGGACGACCTCGCCGAGATGTTGTTCCTCTGCGAAGGCACCTATCCGGCCCTGTCGCACAATCTGGAACGCGACCCGCGCGCCGACCTGATCTCGTATCGCTGGCAAGACTACGTCCAGCACCACCACAGGCTGCCGCTCACCGTCGTCAGCGGGCTCGACGTTCCGCTCGGCGCATCGGGCACCGTGCTCGACCAGATGAGCCACTATCTCGGGATACCCATCTTCCGGGTGGCGCGCGTACCCGGCTTCGCGGACTTCACGCGCGGCTGGGAGTACCAGGCGCACGGGCAGCGCCTGGGGCATCGCGTCGATCCCGACCTTCTGGTAGAGAATCTGCTGCGCTGGACGCAGGATCTACCGGCTCCGCTGGCGCGCCGGCATCTCCCCGCGGGCGAGCGTATCCAGCGGTCCGACCTCCCCCACTTCTGCGCGCACAATGTCAGCCGGGCCGCGGTGGACCGGATCGTCGAGCGATATGACAGGTTCTGCATCGCGGGATCGGCCTCCAGCGTCCCCTATCTCCGCCGTGAGCTCGATCGCGCCGGCAAGTCCTACGTCCAGGTGCCGAGCTATGCCCAGCAGATCCTGTCCCGGCTGGATTTCGATTATGACTGCCTGGTGATCTGCGGCGCCATGGGCGAACCGCCGGCGGAGCTCCACAAGCCAATCATCGCCTTGCAGCACATCGCCCTAGATTGGCGGACCCGAAACCTAGGCGAATTCGCGGAAGAGGTAGGCAAGCTGCAGGAAGACGTCAATTCCGGGACGGATTGGTTGCATCTGTTCGCGCTCGAACGCGGCAAGGACCTCAAGCAGTGGCAGGCGACGCGGGTGGAGACGGAGCAGGAGTGGCGAGAGCTGATGCCGCAGGCCGCCGGGAACCCGGCCGATCCCGCGCTGAGCTGA
- a CDS encoding class I SAM-dependent methyltransferase, producing the protein MTGSIPPGASRTSTANCASPGVPAVYEAILPTARVSRSVEAMQGLSSAAAEQYIASLYATVLKRDPRPDEFANWVRTAEALPPEQIYFAFVNSKEYKLQQEQSVPTMFLPGHYYSPIVDPSTIAEYVEKQYLQEPGDIKGIHFDEDAMVRFWKDNAELIKNTPFSEHDDGKNRYYYDNGSYPYGDAMTLRAMIAHYKPKNIIEVGSGFSSACMLDAADHVGHSDFAMTCIDPDAGRLRSRLRAEDHSRVEIIEGLVQDVPVSTFSKLRENDILFIDSTHVLKTASDVHYELFSILPSLNEGVLIHFHDIQYPFEYPRQWLFDNNRSWNEIYALRAFLAYNSAFEVVFWNGLFAHRQRELVRDTNPLFLKNPGSSIWLRAQTVDIPQKQHADAPPPPKNISPASVRRLPGTTT; encoded by the coding sequence ATGACCGGGAGTATTCCGCCCGGCGCGAGCCGCACTTCGACAGCGAACTGCGCCTCGCCGGGTGTCCCCGCCGTTTATGAGGCGATCCTTCCAACTGCGCGGGTATCTCGGAGCGTCGAGGCAATGCAGGGCTTGAGTTCCGCCGCCGCCGAGCAATATATCGCGAGTTTGTACGCGACTGTCCTGAAGCGAGATCCTCGACCGGATGAGTTCGCTAACTGGGTGAGGACCGCCGAGGCCTTGCCGCCCGAGCAAATCTATTTCGCTTTCGTGAATTCGAAGGAGTACAAGCTTCAGCAGGAACAGTCGGTGCCGACCATGTTTTTGCCTGGGCACTATTATTCACCGATCGTGGATCCATCAACTATCGCTGAATACGTAGAGAAGCAGTACCTCCAGGAACCTGGCGACATCAAAGGCATCCATTTCGATGAGGACGCCATGGTGCGGTTTTGGAAAGACAACGCGGAATTGATAAAGAACACGCCGTTTAGCGAGCATGATGACGGCAAGAACCGCTATTACTACGACAATGGCAGCTATCCCTACGGCGACGCCATGACGCTGCGCGCGATGATTGCCCATTACAAGCCGAAGAACATCATCGAGGTCGGATCAGGATTCTCCTCGGCCTGCATGCTCGACGCCGCTGATCATGTCGGTCACAGCGACTTCGCCATGACGTGTATTGATCCAGATGCCGGTCGACTTCGCAGCCGGCTTCGCGCGGAAGACCATTCCCGGGTTGAGATCATCGAGGGGCTGGTTCAGGACGTGCCGGTCTCGACGTTCTCCAAACTCCGTGAAAACGACATATTGTTTATTGACTCCACCCACGTCCTCAAGACTGCCAGCGATGTGCACTACGAGCTGTTTTCCATCCTGCCCAGCCTCAACGAGGGCGTGCTGATACATTTCCACGACATCCAATACCCGTTCGAGTATCCACGGCAGTGGCTGTTCGACAACAACAGATCATGGAACGAAATCTATGCTCTGCGCGCCTTCCTGGCGTATAACTCGGCATTCGAGGTGGTGTTCTGGAACGGCTTGTTCGCGCACCGACAGCGTGAGCTGGTTCGTGACACCAACCCGCTGTTCCTGAAGAACCCCGGCAGCTCAATCTGGCTCCGGGCCCAGACTGTAGACATTCCGCAGAAGCAGCACGCCGATGCACCCCCGCCGCCGAAGAATATATCGCCGGCCTCCGTCCGACGCTTACCCGGAACGACTACATGA
- a CDS encoding GSCFA domain-containing protein, whose translation MHPYQNAPDRSFWSRSVSSGFDIRQLMDHDGPLIRPGEPVASAGSCFASNLVPYLERAGFEYLRTERRNPAFSSVPPENLGYENFSAAYGNIYTPRQLLQLLRRCMGTFRPAEDRWHTDAGLVDPFRPGLRYHALTDREFDLLSAQHLRAVRRVFEEVKVFIFTLGLTEAWVSRLDGAVFPACPGTVAGTFDEALHAFVNFSVDDVTSDLDTFVTELHALNRGVRIVLTVSPVPLVATATGKHVLPSSTYSKAVLRASAEEIVRRHAFVSYFPSFEIVTGPQAPDAYLEADRRSVTQEAIEAVMTAFLAACEAGHVAARVNAPREEGDSARRLSRMLSQVECEEGMADVPTKPVGDVAEETIRSLYSALLARSPGERELEGWTDAARNMSVIDLVKVFVASDEFKGRMKDIPA comes from the coding sequence ATGCATCCGTACCAGAACGCGCCGGACCGCTCCTTCTGGAGTCGGTCGGTATCCTCCGGTTTCGACATCCGCCAACTCATGGATCATGATGGGCCGCTGATCCGACCGGGCGAACCTGTCGCATCGGCCGGGAGTTGTTTCGCCTCTAACCTGGTGCCGTACCTGGAGCGTGCTGGGTTTGAATACCTTCGGACCGAGAGGCGCAACCCGGCGTTCTCGAGCGTTCCGCCAGAGAATCTCGGCTACGAGAACTTCAGCGCGGCGTACGGCAATATCTATACGCCGCGGCAACTACTCCAACTCCTGCGCCGCTGCATGGGAACCTTCAGACCGGCCGAAGACCGCTGGCACACGGATGCCGGCCTAGTTGATCCCTTCCGTCCCGGACTTCGCTATCACGCGCTCACAGACCGCGAGTTCGATCTGCTCAGCGCGCAGCATCTGCGCGCGGTCCGGCGAGTGTTCGAAGAGGTCAAGGTTTTCATCTTCACGCTCGGCCTGACCGAAGCTTGGGTCTCGCGGCTCGACGGGGCGGTTTTTCCCGCATGTCCGGGGACGGTTGCCGGCACGTTCGACGAGGCGCTCCACGCGTTCGTCAACTTTTCAGTGGACGATGTCACCTCGGATCTCGACACGTTCGTGACCGAGCTTCACGCGTTGAATCGCGGGGTTCGCATCGTTCTTACGGTCTCACCGGTGCCGTTGGTGGCCACCGCAACTGGGAAGCACGTGTTGCCGTCGTCCACCTACAGCAAGGCTGTACTGCGGGCGTCTGCGGAGGAAATCGTCAGACGCCACGCCTTCGTCTCCTACTTTCCGTCGTTCGAAATCGTCACGGGCCCACAAGCTCCGGATGCTTACCTAGAGGCCGATCGGCGCAGCGTCACGCAGGAGGCCATCGAAGCCGTGATGACCGCATTCCTTGCGGCATGCGAGGCCGGGCACGTAGCCGCAAGGGTCAACGCGCCGCGCGAGGAGGGAGACTCGGCGCGCCGGCTCTCACGGATGCTGAGCCAGGTGGAATGCGAGGAGGGGATGGCCGACGTGCCGACCAAGCCGGTCGGCGATGTCGCGGAAGAGACCATCCGGAGCCTCTATTCCGCGCTGCTGGCGCGCTCGCCCGGAGAACGCGAGCTGGAGGGCTGGACCGATGCCGCACGCAACATGTCGGTGATCGACCTCGTCAAGGTGTTCGTTGCGTCGGACGAGTTCAAGGGGCGTATGAAGGATATTCCGGCATGA